The nucleotide window GGTTACGCCGTTCACCTTAGCCGTCAGCAGATGGTATTTAAGGGAACTGTCCGTAATCCCCTGTGAAATGAGTGACGAAACCGTAATAATGCTTCGTTCCTTCAACGACAGCTTATCGTTGCGTGACCACACTTCACCGAAAAGGATATCGTCATTGTAACGGGCGAAATCGGGAGCAAAACGTCCCAACTGGTCCCGCCCCGCCGTCTGCACTATTTTCTGCGCCTT belongs to Megasphaera vaginalis (ex Bordigoni et al. 2020) and includes:
- a CDS encoding carboxymuconolactone decarboxylase family protein — protein: MTNQDDREIRRKAQKIVQTAGRDQLGRFAPDFARYNDDILFGEVWSRNDKLSLKERSIITVSSLISQGITDSSLKYHLLTAKVNGVTKEEMAEIITQLGFYAGWPKAWAAFTLAKEVYGAD